A single region of the Triticum dicoccoides isolate Atlit2015 ecotype Zavitan chromosome 2B, WEW_v2.0, whole genome shotgun sequence genome encodes:
- the LOC119367670 gene encoding serine/threonine-protein kinase RIO1-like isoform X2 — MVHVEPDPADEWSESDVSEDISDSEVGDGLDWLDAVEDPDGSARPSAAFSTVGGAAVARRPNAHGGVLSRPFQPLSNRTQRLASHMRATPLEAIDPRTRMVLFKMLNRGDFNNINGCISTGKEANVYHATKIDGQELAIKVYKTSVLVFKDRDRYVQGDYRFRYGYCKHNPRKMVKTWAEKEMRNLKRVRAAKIRCPEPLLQKLHVLAMEFIGKGGWAAPRLKDAALSDDKLRGAYLEVHPYMTSQNSVLS; from the exons ATGGTGCACGTCGAGCCCGACCCTGCGGACGAGTGGTCCGAGTCCGACGTCTCGGAAGATATCTCCGACTCCGAAGTTGGCGATGGCCTGGACTGGCTCGACGCCGTCGAGGACCCTGATGGCTCAGCCCGGCCATCCGCCGCCTTCTCGACAGTCGGAGGCGCGGCCGTGGCGCGGAGGCCGAACGCCCACGGTGGCGTGCTCTCCCGCCCCTTTCAGCCGCTCTCCAACCGCACGCAGAGGCTCGCCTCCCACATGCGGGCCACGCCCTTGGAG GCCATTGACCCAAGAACACGCATGGTTCTGTTCAAGATGTTGAATCGTGGTGATTTCAATAATATAAATGGCTGCATTTCTACAGGAAAGGAG GCAAATGTCTATCATGCAACAAAGATAGATGGCCAGGAGCTAGCAATCAAAGTCTATAAAACCTCTGTCCTGGTCTTTAA GGATAGAGACAGATATGTTCAAGGAGATTATCGTTTTAGATATGGTTACTGCAAGCATAATCCCCGGAAAATGGTTAAGACCTGGGCTGAAAAGGAAATGAGAAATCTTAAACG AGTGAGAGCAGCTAAAATTCGATGCCCAGAACCATTGCTCCAGAAGCTTCATGTATTGGCGATGGAATTCATAG GGAAAGGAGGTTGGGCGGCTCCTCGTCTTAAGGATGCTgctttgtcggacgacaagctgcgtgGAGCTTACTTGGAGGTACATCCATACATGACAAGTCAAAACAGTGTTCTCTCTTAA
- the LOC119367670 gene encoding serine/threonine-protein kinase RIO1-like isoform X1 gives MVHVEPDPADEWSESDVSEDISDSEVGDGLDWLDAVEDPDGSARPSAAFSTVGGAAVARRPNAHGGVLSRPFQPLSNRTQRLASHMRATPLEEWEGRMNVGMSNSVTTAIRDSIRDTAIGKTRNHEKADRATVEQAIDPRTRMVLFKMLNRGDFNNINGCISTGKEANVYHATKIDGQELAIKVYKTSVLVFKDRDRYVQGDYRFRYGYCKHNPRKMVKTWAEKEMRNLKRVRAAKIRCPEPLLQKLHVLAMEFIGKGGWAAPRLKDAALSDDKLRGAYLEVHPYMTSQNSVLS, from the exons ATGGTGCACGTCGAGCCCGACCCTGCGGACGAGTGGTCCGAGTCCGACGTCTCGGAAGATATCTCCGACTCCGAAGTTGGCGATGGCCTGGACTGGCTCGACGCCGTCGAGGACCCTGATGGCTCAGCCCGGCCATCCGCCGCCTTCTCGACAGTCGGAGGCGCGGCCGTGGCGCGGAGGCCGAACGCCCACGGTGGCGTGCTCTCCCGCCCCTTTCAGCCGCTCTCCAACCGCACGCAGAGGCTCGCCTCCCACATGCGGGCCACGCCCTTGGAG GAGTGGGAAGGTAGAATGAACGTGGGGATGTCAAATTCGGTAACGACTGCAATCAGGGACAGCATAAGGGACACAGCAATTGGCAAAACAAGGAACCATGAGAAGGCCGATCGTGCTACCGTGGAACAG GCCATTGACCCAAGAACACGCATGGTTCTGTTCAAGATGTTGAATCGTGGTGATTTCAATAATATAAATGGCTGCATTTCTACAGGAAAGGAG GCAAATGTCTATCATGCAACAAAGATAGATGGCCAGGAGCTAGCAATCAAAGTCTATAAAACCTCTGTCCTGGTCTTTAA GGATAGAGACAGATATGTTCAAGGAGATTATCGTTTTAGATATGGTTACTGCAAGCATAATCCCCGGAAAATGGTTAAGACCTGGGCTGAAAAGGAAATGAGAAATCTTAAACG AGTGAGAGCAGCTAAAATTCGATGCCCAGAACCATTGCTCCAGAAGCTTCATGTATTGGCGATGGAATTCATAG GGAAAGGAGGTTGGGCGGCTCCTCGTCTTAAGGATGCTgctttgtcggacgacaagctgcgtgGAGCTTACTTGGAGGTACATCCATACATGACAAGTCAAAACAGTGTTCTCTCTTAA